Proteins encoded together in one Hevea brasiliensis isolate MT/VB/25A 57/8 chromosome 16, ASM3005281v1, whole genome shotgun sequence window:
- the LOC110655307 gene encoding uncharacterized protein LOC110655307, whose protein sequence is MSNPYEKVKGGRLTFKGGSVATTSKAIDKKKKKKKNKIKDETNISSAAEVETENTETGGDVGAAGEVYTIDAAKRLQYEELFPVEAKKFGYNEKSNFKSMEDALDDRVKKKADRYCK, encoded by the coding sequence ATGTCGAATCCATATGAGAAAGTGAAAGGAGGGAGACTCACCTTCAAGGGAGGAAGCGTCGCCACCACCAGCAAAGCCAtcgacaagaagaagaagaagaaaaagaacaaGATTAAGGATGAAACAAATATATCCTCCGCTGCCGAGGTAGAGACAGAGAATACTGAAACTGGCGGCGATGTTGGTGCTGCAGGCGAGGTTTACACAATCGATGCGGCGAAGCGCCTCCAGTACGAGGAGCTCTTCCCCGTGGAGGCCAAGAAATTCGGTTATAATGAAAAATCAAATTTCAAATCTATGGAGGATGCCCTCGACGACCGAGTGAAGAAGAAGGCCGATCGTTACTGTAAATGA